The Chelonia mydas isolate rCheMyd1 chromosome 1, rCheMyd1.pri.v2, whole genome shotgun sequence nucleotide sequence CAGTGTCCTGAGCAATGCAGCACCAGGGCCTTCCTCTCAGGATCCCCAGGCTCACAGACCCCTAAGCACTGAAGGTTGGCTCCTGAGCTCCTGTTCCTTGGCTCAGTCTCACCCTGTTCCCCCTTGTTCTCCTAAACAGTCCTCCTCCCCCAGAGGTTTGTGCATCTCAGACTCATGCAGATGATTCTCATTTCCTTGTTCCAGTTGTAGCTTTGCTTGACTGGATGGATTTAGCTCTTTGAATCTCTCCCAAGAACCCAACCCTTCTGGTGTCCTGAActgttgtggctcttctctgagctcctCCAGAACTGAGCACAATAACCCAAATGGGGGTCTCCCTAGGACTAGACAGAGGGATGGACTatctcctccctgctccatggTGAGGTTGCAAAATTGATTATGAGACTATTGCTCCCCACACTTCCATATGTTCTCCTCTGAATTCAGGTTTTCATCATTTGAACCAGGAGACGCTCTACAAAGCTGTTAATTCCACCGTGTCCTTCTCCTACTCTCTGAGCACTGACCTGCAGAAGATAAGAAAGCTGGAGTACATCACGGGAGGCTTGGAgtggaaatcaatggcaaacaacaAGTACCAGGAGAAGTTTAACTTCAGTGCCACCTCTAAAGAGCCGCCCTTGTTTAAGCAAATAGCCAACATGCAGTTTACATGGAAACTCATCAATCATCTGGAAGTGAAACTGCCCAAAGTCCAGTTCAAGGATGCTGGATGGTATCAGTGCCAGCTCACAGTCAGCCGTGGCCGTGTGGAGAAGGCCATCCACCTAGTGGTGATGACAGGTGAGAGGAAGTTGTGGCCCCTATGGACAGTACAGAGGAAATGGGGCAGGAGTATGGGAGGTGCCCCCCAAAAAGGTGCCTACCATCTGGAGACCCTGAGACTCTCTCGGACCCTATGGAAAGATTGTTCCCATCCCTTCCTTTGCATGTCCCCCTCTTGTTCTCtttgcagtctctgctgaccctgTTGAGCCGCTCTCCAAATGGGCTAACGTGACCCTGCTCTGCAAGCTCTCGGTTCCTGTCCCACATAATGCCCAGCTGTTCTGGGAGCATGTGAATGGGACTGAGAAGGAATTAAATATGTTGGGATACAATGAGGTGATGGTGAAGACCAAGACTGTGGGGCTGTGGAGATGCAGCCTTAACGTGGAGAACAACGTGATGACCAGCATTGACTACACTGTGGGTAGGGAGACCACCACTACTTCCTCCATTCAAAGTCCcatgctgtctctctctgtgtctctctctacaTCTATCTCTCCCATTCACTCACTTCTCTCTCCACAGTGAAGGCTGCTGAACGGAATagctgtgtgtggagctgggcaggggtTGGAGCTGGCATAGTGCTGCTTCTCCTTGCAAGCCTATGTACTTACATCTATATTGCCCAGCAGCAGAGAAGGGTGAGTCCCCAAGTCCCAGCAGACAGCAAAGGAGAAAAGTCTCTTCATGGCACTCTCTGAGGATTCCCCCCTGTCAGAGGAGCAAGTGGGAGGGAACTAGGCACCACCACCCCTGGGGTAGGGGCTCTTAAAATAGCCATATCCCAGATAAATCTCTGAGGAGcaaggctgtcataaatataaagggaagggtaaacacctttaaaatccctcctggccagaggaaaaaccctttcacctgtaaagggttaagaagctaggataacctcgctggcacctgaccaaaatgaccaatgagaagacaagatactttcaaaagctggggggagggagaaacaaagcctctctctctggctgtttGATGCTTTTGCcgaggacagaacaggaatggagtcttagaacttaataagtaatctagctagatacgcgttagattctgattcctttaaatggctgagaaaataagctgtgctaaatggaatgtagattcctgtttttgtgtctttttgtaacttaaggttttgcctagagggattctctatgttttgaatctgattaccctgtaaggtatttaccatcctgattttacggaggtgattcttttaagaatctgattgctttttttcattgttcttaagatccaagggtttgggtctgtgttcacctacgcaaattggtgaggatttttatcaaaccttccccaggaaggggggtgtaagatttgggaggatttggggaggaaagacgtttccaaacaggctctttccaaattatatccctgttagacgtttggtggtggcagtgaaagtccaagggcaaagggtaaaatagtttgtaccttggggaagttttaacctaagctggcaaaagtaagcttaggaggttttcatgcaggtctccacatctgtaccctggagttcaaagtgaggaaggaaccttgacaaaggcaAATAAAATCTGTACAGTCAGGGCAGGCAGAGGGTTTGAAACCACTGGCCACTTTGGAGGGAAGAACtttaaatacagaaatgagggttcaTGCCACACTGCTTTCTCTCCTGGCAGCAACGGGCTGAAAAGATGGCACGAGCCAGGCGAGATTTGTTTGAAAGGAGAACTTGTCAGTGTCAACGGTAAGTACAAATCCAGGCCCCTCTGTTAGGGAGAGACGCTGGCCTCAGGAGAGTGGGGCTAACTGCTAACTCAGGGATGGGGGAATaggacatggggcctttctctTCAGGCTGCGCCTAGACTGTACTTCCCTCAGTTGCAATTAACTCATGTTAGTTATCTCAGTTGTGGTAAACACAAATCAGTGCATCCTCACAATATTCACACTCATGTTTAGTGGCTTTACAGTTACACCCCAAATCTACACTAGCACTGCACTGGCTTGTGTTAGCAGCAATTTCTTCTGGGCATTCATCCCAGAATTCCTAGTGTTGCTCCAAACTGTAGTGTGTTATGAGTGATTGCTAATAGCCGTCTGGGAGGCCTCACAGGTGCCAGAGGGATTGTGGGAGAAGAAGACAAATTCCCAGAATCCCTATAACAGTGTCCAAGTAAACCAACACATGCTGCTTCGCTTGCTGACTGCTTTCATGAGAACAAGGGCTTCTCACTGAGTGGAGAGCTGGCATTTCCTAAGATTTGATGATTATATGCTCTgaggcagcagaagcagctgtgcaGAGACAGTGGCAGCTGTTCAGTCATTACTAGCAGAGAGCCATGTAGTGGCAATCTTAGCTAGAAGAGAAGCCCCGCATGCACCAGTGAGTGGTGTAGGGTCTCTGGGCAAAGCACTCAGTGCCCACAAGCTATTTTGGGCAAAAACCAAAAGCACAGAGTGGTGAGGGCTGCATCATTGTTCTCCAatcctgggatgaccagcagtggccgTAGAACTTCAGTTCAAGGAAGGCCATGTTTCTGAAAGCCCAGGGAAATGCCTCCTTATGCACAATGACTGCTCTGTGAGGAAGATGATTGCTATTATGGTTGCACCTTTCACATTTGCAAAAGCAGCAGTGAGCTTTCTAGGCCTGCCTCGATTGCCAAGACTGAACTGCTTGCTTCAGTCTTTAGGTGGCCAGAAACTAGACCTCATGAACCCCATAATAGGAAAACTGTTGCCAACAGCATAAGAGATGCCCTGTGCTGTCATATGCTGGATTTATATGCGGAGTACACTAGTGAACTCTAAggattttatttgccttcttatCACTTGTCATTAAACGTTACTAAGTTCCTAGCAAATGTTATtttgggtggggagtgagggctgAGTGGAAGAGACATAGTGGTGATGATGTGCTGGGTGACCGGAACATAGCTCTGCTTTCATGTAAGTGCAGGTAGCATAGTTAGTTATGATTCAAAAATAGCCCTTATTAGAAATAGACAAAACAGTACAACTACATCTGAAAACAGAACAAGCTGTGCAAAACGTGAAGCAATACAGTCACTCTTTAACTCCCCTAAAGAGCTCAGTGCAGCCACATTGGACATAAAGTGCATTAAGTCTCACAAATGCCTAATCAACTTTGTATAAATATTGCACTTCCCCCCCAGCTACGTAAAGTCCTTCTGTGTTCTATGCCTTCCAGTCTGGCCAGAGGTCAGGAGACTGGCAGGCTCAGTGGGGTCACTGCATAGAGTAGGGGGCATTTCACCTCTACAATACCAGAGCTCATGCTGTTTAATTTCTTTCTCTTGCAGTCAGCTGAAGAATGACTATTCTGATGCTTGAGACAGAAGGGTGAATGAAGTCTCTGCCAGTGATAAGCCATCTTGCAGCCCACTTTGCTTGCTTGGATCCAACCCACCTTTCCTTCCTCcagtgcaatgctttgttctTTCATCTTTCTCCCAGCCCATTGCCAGGAAGGGATCTTATCAGGGTGTGGATGCAATACAGTGAGCAGGACAAGCACCCATCCCAGGGTGATGGCTCAGCCCCAGCTCCATCAGGGAAAGTACTGAATGTAAAGTATATATGGATGTATTTTGCGCATATGCTTGATTTGACCTCCTGGATTTTATCTCAGATGTTTCCTGTGCCTGCTCCAAATGCAATAAATCACTTTAGAGTTTTCATTGCAAAATCTGAATTTATTTGCCTGATGCACCAATCATCTCCCCCTAATACAACCCCTGCTACTGGCCTCCCCAAACACTCCCAGCCTGCCCTCTCCCCACAACCCACTTCCCCTGCTGCCAGAAGCCCTCCCTGATTCCTGCATCCTGtgttccccttccttccccaccaccGCCACCTTCCCCAATCCAGCCCTCCAGACAGTGACAAGGAATGCTGGAGACTTTCCCTTAACTTGGTTTTCCATGCTTCCAAGGATTTGGGGTGGGTCCTGAGGTAGCCTTACTGTCACTAAACATAGGTTTTGTTTGTTAATCTACTTGTTTTTACAGAAGGTTGGTTACTGGGTTGAGTAGCTCCCTGTGtatggggagattttggcaaaccagtaaagtgcctgaaatcACGATGGCTTAttactaaaagcagccaagtcagcaggctgtaaattggccatgtcACAGCCTCAGCTTTACcaagggaggagggcagggggttttgggcagcttgaccccgcattcttcctgataagaattgtgttgaagttactgatacatgtgtaacccttctaTCCATCAGAGTTAGCAGCAACAAgtgccgggttcagtatctaggggttccattccaataacacaatgcaaaatcggctcgagcccccacccagtgacctgggacaaatatataccacccccgctgggcgcctccaagaggcaatacttcccctctcacaagcagagtctgagtgtagcaaaaagccttttaataacagagagaaacaatgtggcattatgttggggaaacaccaccaacaggattcataacacaacccacgagcaaaaaacccaccccaagcaaattggggcgtgtcctttcccttgggttcttgagtccagcaacccaaaagtcgcccaaagtcccaaaagtccaacaacccaaaagtctctgtccctggtcagggcagccccagagttcaaacgtTTATCTGCaaagttttacctcccaacctgggtggagatggagggggttaaggggcactttacgtggtccaaagctgattgccccaccacTCCATGGGGCTGTGAtctgccagccatcccgcaaactgctctgctccatgaGCCGCTcggctctgccagctgccccgtAAACTGCTCTGCTTCACCAGCAGctcagctctgccagccaccccgcaaactgctccacaatgtatcttcaggctcccccactacttaacacaacactcagtgatttcagctcttagtaagtttagctcttttcaGCTTGTAGTacaggagcctcagtgctggtgcaccattagcccaaagtgaattcagctcagcagccagtaactagactcctaatggaatcaaaattagcatAGAATTATTAGCATAGAATATAaaggttggaagggatctcaggaggtcatctagtccaaccccctgctcaaaacaggaccaagccccaatttttgccccggatcCCCAAACAGCCCCCttaagggttgaactcacaaccctgggcttagcagccaatgctcaaatcactgagctatcccccccatagctctgatattccatggtgaagagaagagaaagtgcaattagcatgcaaggccctcaccaaggagcCCATACCACCAAATATTAATGCCTCTCTCCATTCGCTGGcctttggaacccatgacccttgcctagcgagtgctgcttagttgatggtgagtccctccatcataacaaaaggccacgtacagttccactgtccttgattcacataatcaggataataacagtttattcctgccccaataacagagaaactggggctcctacagcagccaaagtgaccatctaggcagggtagGTGTGCTTATGCAAATgaatcagcccctgaagtttttttccagaacccaccatgactcgccaccagatgtcagggtagagctcatcctgactctgcttacacatgcattttagaagagtaGGATGTggcccaggaatgtctattgggacctcaaggctgcaaactctggtaaaacccacacctggttaatcaataatcagaagaaagCCTCTTGCTTggccattggaactgcttgcttaacaagttttctttaagggacatgtcattctattactaatgtatcaataagggggaaaagtttgaggtaggggggactcttcaggactggactctccctctggatgcatcttgtgttccccactggcagacaggctgccgctgtgccactcgagagccacactcagcttcggtaattatcGCGGGTTGGAGGTGTTTTACTAACCTATTGCAGAcgtgtgtgtaagtgcttgagactaagtaaagtgtAGCTTtcagtgaaagcactcttgtgttgtcctgtctgtgccagccatctatcggtcagacggccgtgtctcccctgatttatttcctgacaccaccttgcatagagtaaaagttaccaacagctttgggttgaaagaaccccaggtaacagaaTTTGGAGGCCTCAGCGAGGATTGGTAGAGAGGAAGGAGACAGATGGTACAAACAGTTTGTAGTTTGTGCATTGCAATAGGAGGTAAAAGATGGTGGGATGGGGTCGCTCCCTACAAATTCCCGTGTCGCAGTTCGCAAGTTAATTTACGGATACATTCTGTTACTGGGACTCAGAACTCAGGCTGATTGCATGCTCGAGTGGAGAAATTATGTCCAGAGAcagggaaccaactccaggacacagccccaaagatcagagctgccagaccttaACACTCTGCCAATGAAACCGTGAAGAAACTGGAGTCCCCTagatggacctgattctgactggccatcaggaaaaGTCCTtctgtcttattgggagtggtgagcactgcATGTGTGTGCAGTCtgtttttggtgattgttaaGAAATAGAGGTTAtgtaggatattactgtgtaaggctctttgaCTGGTAAAAGACCCTGTAAATCTGCAAAAGATTAAGCCCTGAGTCCAATGGGAAAGGGAGTTTGCTCTGAGTCCATAGGGAATGGGTGTTTGCCCGGAGGCCCTGGAGCAGTAGAGCCACGGCGGGGTAAAGTTTTTTTTGcctggagccctaggaactggggaAAAGGTGGGTGCCCTTGAGTGTGTGAGTGATagagaattttgtgtgggtaACGAATCTGGTGGAGAGAATGCAGGCAGCCTAAGGTTTTTTGGACTGAACTGATAGACAGTAAATAATAGCGAAGTACCTGTGCCTTCTGTCAGAAAGGGTCACTACCTATCTGGCAGAATGACCACCCCAGAGCAAcaagagagaaagggaacaaagaaaagggaccaggaggggtgggggctagttAAGGAGCCTACCCGCCTTGCTTAATGGTTAGTGGGACAAAGCCTGTGCCTATGGGAAGGGGTGGTTCAGtgaggaaagcaggatcaggcgcagacaagcaggcaggcaacagataaAGAGACTGGAAAACAGGTTGGGAGCCCTGAGGGGCATACTGGGTTGGGAGCCCTGAGAGGCATACTGGCAGGAGTAAGTACAGGCATGGGGAATTCAGATCCCTGGGACAATACTTGTAATGGTAAAATCTGAGCTGATGAAGGTGTCATTTTGGgagataagcaagtgatttaaggaaagagagtgagaagttaagtctgcagaggctggagggaattaagcagttgaacCTTGTACAAACGTTAACAGAAAAATGTTATAGAaaaagaattcttggtttctttgcagccattctgaaggaaaaatgggtcCTTTTCCAAAGGGATGTTTGTAAATAAGCCAGGCAAAAAGACAATCTGCTTTGAATCATTTGACtgaacaatttagtcaaattcgctaaaagaacataagggatTTCTATTGAAACTTAACTGACCCCAAATGTATACCAATGTAATCTATGTTCAGCTGTGTAAAAATTAAAGCAGTGTAAGGGATGTTAAGAAAAGAGTATGTatgtatctctgtgtgtgtatacataaatATATTGTGTAAATGTGTGGAGTGTTTGGGACCTAGGCCGGTGCTCCTGGCTTGTAAAACTCTGTTTTGTAGGTTTAAGATAAattggtttttggtttggtttttaaataataccACTAAGAATGcatttgaatctttcattcaaagttgcaaaactgacagacactttttgccagacacaggtaactagtaTTGTTTGACTgtggtatttagcatttaacccttaaggTACCCCAATGCTTTATAAAGTTCAATATCTTTTTAAAGACCAAAGTCGTGGCTGCAGCTGTTTAGTCAAACCCAGGAGAATGGGGAGAAATtctggatccttttttttttttttttttttggtaataaaaTAACAGATAGGAGCTGTAGTAAaagaataagaaattaaaaaagcCAGTGCCCCTCTGGAGCAACAGCAGGAGTGAGGTgcacaaaaaaaagaagcaatgttagaaacactgggTGGCTCTCAGTagtcagactgtcactttgataaaggtacatgaaaattCTGTGAGCACAAAAGAAACGATTACACCTTATGTAAAGATTGATATGGCTAATCTAATGCTTtagaagttaaactatgaaaGGAAGGTTTCATGTTTCCCAGGACATGTGCCGTGTATATTGTAGAAgaggtaaaagaaatgcaaacaaagcaTGCTACTTAactaaaatcctattagggctctaAAGGGAGACACAGtcggttgggttttctttttcagatctctgtgtgttttggaaggaggaagtgaaaagaaatcaaaactcaggtggaagttgattgtgtcccttttaagagagggtctctgagctgctga carries:
- the CD4 gene encoding T-cell surface glycoprotein CD4, with amino-acid sequence MNPFRVMAYSILAVFSVMQLGLIPTMAEGETTVFGAVGEQVILPCIGKSPNEGVTWKYNDLVVIQYQKQLLRGRTPFFNRSELNKQEMSKGNFSLILSQLRHSDAGKYVCGVGSRTFMVQLQVFEVTGSPSGYLLQRKKLMLTIQGPSSANVTWYDNRKDKVTATQSRELKNGGHSLQIHNLRAEDSGTWTCHIASLSAKLDIPYKVLVIGFHHLNQETLYKAVNSTVSFSYSLSTDLQKIRKLEYITGGLEWKSMANNKYQEKFNFSATSKEPPLFKQIANMQFTWKLINHLEVKLPKVQFKDAGWYQCQLTVSRGRVEKAIHLVVMTVSADPVEPLSKWANVTLLCKLSVPVPHNAQLFWEHVNGTEKELNMLGYNEVMVKTKTVGLWRCSLNVENNVMTSIDYTVVKAAERNSCVWSWAGVGAGIVLLLLASLCTYIYIAQQQRRQRAEKMARARRDLFERRTCQCQRQLKNDYSDA